The following coding sequences are from one Cardinium endosymbiont of Culicoides punctatus window:
- a CDS encoding SPOR domain-containing protein yields MTADTSNKNNFGMPKPDFQNPKRKGPDWRVIMIIVGIVLVLGADVTYHLYSTKQENAKVSLPESESQAKDEQSTNSSETISPVATQDDQHEKSTLNEATDTKADLDKALSDNESFEFKDKNSTQNNDNITSVAQQLEENRKNPRPLVKPGTYQELSSPQGIYHLVVVSHLDKKSAIKSVQRLMKKNMGVCLILPRKDEKYYRVTIGHSKTHHEAEQKLKQLASEYEDLFILKY; encoded by the coding sequence ATGACTGCAGATACCTCTAATAAAAACAACTTTGGAATGCCCAAACCAGACTTTCAAAATCCTAAGAGAAAAGGGCCCGACTGGCGTGTTATCATGATCATAGTAGGCATTGTTCTTGTTCTAGGGGCGGATGTAACGTATCATTTATATTCCACTAAACAGGAAAATGCTAAAGTATCATTACCAGAATCAGAATCACAAGCTAAAGATGAACAATCTACCAATAGTAGTGAGACGATATCTCCTGTTGCTACTCAAGATGATCAGCATGAAAAATCAACACTAAATGAAGCAACGGATACAAAAGCGGATCTAGATAAAGCACTTAGTGATAATGAATCTTTTGAATTTAAAGATAAAAACAGTACACAAAACAATGACAATATTACATCCGTTGCGCAACAACTAGAAGAAAATAGAAAAAATCCCAGACCATTGGTTAAGCCAGGGACATACCAAGAACTATCAAGCCCACAAGGGATATACCATTTGGTTGTAGTAAGCCATTTGGATAAAAAATCTGCTATAAAAAGTGTACAAAGACTTATGAAAAAGAATATGGGAGTATGTCTGATTTTGCCAAGAAAAGATGAGAAATATTACCGCGTTACCATTGGGCATAGTAAGACACATCATGAGGCAGAACAGAAATTAAAACAGCTAGCCTCTGAATACGAGGATCTCTTTATCTTAAAGTACTAA
- a CDS encoding GPW/gp25 family protein has protein sequence MEDENDFLGIGWKFPPSFNQHSCSVEMVSGLQDVRESLMILMRTKVGERIVEEQYGCDLTPLAFQQLDLNLKTFMVNNIKQTITVHEPRVDVLEVQLNTLNDEEGTMDINVTYMVKALNVEDTIQYNYHPIFNK, from the coding sequence ATGGAAGATGAAAATGATTTTTTAGGTATAGGCTGGAAATTCCCACCTTCATTTAACCAACATAGTTGTTCTGTGGAAATGGTAAGTGGGTTACAAGATGTGCGAGAAAGCTTAATGATTTTAATGCGTACCAAAGTAGGTGAGCGAATTGTTGAAGAGCAGTATGGATGTGACCTTACGCCACTTGCCTTTCAACAGTTGGATCTCAACTTAAAAACCTTTATGGTAAATAATATTAAGCAAACCATTACGGTCCATGAGCCAAGAGTAGATGTGCTTGAAGTACAATTGAATACATTAAATGACGAAGAAGGGACTATGGACATTAATGTAACCTACATGGTTAAAGCATTAAATGTAGAAGATACGATTCAATATAATTATCATCCTATATTTAATAAATAA
- a CDS encoding PAAR domain-containing protein gives MPPAAVLLNKHMCPMVTPGPVPVPHVSGGMIMLGCPTVLIGKFPAARMGDTLLCNGPPPHPDTIIKGSLTVLIGKKPAARLGDTTGMGGMILQGCPTVMIGG, from the coding sequence ATGCCACCTGCAGCCGTATTACTCAACAAGCACATGTGTCCCATGGTAACACCAGGACCAGTTCCTGTGCCTCATGTTTCTGGAGGTATGATTATGTTAGGCTGTCCCACTGTACTTATAGGCAAATTTCCTGCGGCAAGAATGGGAGACACATTGCTTTGTAATGGACCACCACCACACCCTGATACTATTATAAAGGGCTCATTAACCGTTTTAATAGGCAAAAAACCAGCAGCCCGTCTAGGAGATACCACAGGGATGGGTGGAATGATATTACAAGGTTGCCCTACAGTGATGATAGGTGGATAA
- the vgrG gene encoding type VI secretion system tip protein VgrG, which translates to MSSIPGDVINYSIKVGSKTLDTKYPIHSIIIDKQINKIPYARVVLYDGDIQTQTFSIANAKIFSIGDKLSIQAGYGDSLEQIFEGVIAKLAIQSNGLVPSTLTVTCRDAAYKTTISPKTIHFEKSKDSDLFKKILGAYSGLKSKFETTGIIHENISQHEISDWDFLNIRAEANGQVIVVNDGEISIKKPKTTGKGAFSYTYGVDFVDFEVEIDSKDQWAGATAVSWDSGKQNIISAKADEPGEQSMGDVSYKKLTSATQQDSISISHGGILDNSEIKTLATSVLNRRRIAKIRGSVTIPGNAALRSDQLITITKGASHFSGDAYVSGVHHILSSGAWQTTLTLGLDTKRYIHQYTDIGSLPAAGMMPPVHGLQIGIVKKITEDPQKNNRIFVHLPLVQEKPKEGIWCRLASFYANQKSGAFFIPELEDEVVVGFVNDDIRHPIIIGSLYSQKHMPPKTIDDKNLFKSFVSREQLELTFHDDKDGPEIIIKTPKGGLIQISDKKKSIEILDQNSNKIILGKDGIDITSSKSINLNAGSNITIKSGKDVVINGAQNVNLKSMNINAQASMKAVLSGNASTEVKSSMATIVKGTTVLIN; encoded by the coding sequence ATGAGTTCCATACCAGGTGATGTTATTAATTATTCTATAAAAGTAGGTTCTAAAACCTTAGATACAAAGTATCCTATACATTCCATAATTATTGATAAACAAATTAATAAAATACCTTATGCAAGGGTAGTGTTATATGATGGAGATATTCAAACACAAACGTTTTCTATAGCTAATGCCAAAATTTTTTCTATAGGTGATAAGCTTTCTATACAAGCTGGCTATGGAGATTCCCTTGAACAAATATTTGAAGGTGTTATCGCAAAATTAGCTATTCAATCAAACGGATTAGTACCATCTACACTTACAGTAACATGCAGAGATGCAGCTTATAAGACAACCATTTCCCCCAAAACGATCCATTTTGAAAAAAGTAAGGACAGTGACCTCTTTAAAAAAATTTTAGGTGCTTACAGTGGTCTAAAAAGCAAATTTGAAACTACTGGTATCATACATGAAAACATCTCTCAACATGAAATATCAGATTGGGACTTTTTGAATATCCGTGCAGAAGCAAATGGACAAGTGATAGTTGTAAATGATGGAGAAATATCTATAAAAAAACCAAAAACTACTGGAAAAGGAGCTTTTTCCTATACATATGGAGTTGATTTCGTTGATTTTGAAGTAGAAATTGATTCAAAAGATCAGTGGGCTGGAGCAACGGCTGTTTCTTGGGATAGCGGTAAGCAAAACATTATATCTGCCAAAGCAGATGAACCCGGCGAGCAATCTATGGGAGATGTATCCTATAAAAAATTGACTTCTGCTACACAGCAAGATTCAATTTCTATTTCCCATGGAGGTATATTAGATAACTCAGAGATAAAAACATTAGCAACCAGTGTACTAAACAGAAGGAGAATAGCTAAAATACGTGGTTCTGTTACCATTCCTGGTAACGCAGCATTACGTAGTGATCAGCTTATAACCATAACAAAAGGTGCTAGCCATTTTTCAGGAGATGCATACGTTTCTGGAGTGCATCATATACTATCTAGTGGAGCCTGGCAAACAACACTTACGCTAGGGCTAGATACAAAGCGATATATACATCAGTATACCGACATTGGTTCTCTGCCTGCCGCAGGAATGATGCCACCTGTACATGGATTACAAATTGGCATTGTAAAAAAAATTACAGAAGATCCACAGAAAAACAATCGTATTTTTGTGCATTTACCTTTGGTACAAGAAAAGCCTAAAGAAGGTATTTGGTGTCGACTAGCTTCATTCTATGCCAACCAAAAGTCAGGTGCTTTCTTTATTCCAGAATTAGAAGATGAAGTAGTTGTTGGTTTTGTCAACGACGATATTAGGCATCCTATTATCATAGGCTCATTGTATAGTCAGAAACATATGCCTCCTAAAACCATTGATGATAAAAACCTGTTTAAGTCTTTTGTGTCTAGAGAGCAGTTAGAGCTTACTTTTCATGATGATAAAGATGGACCTGAAATTATCATTAAAACACCTAAAGGGGGACTGATACAAATATCCGATAAGAAAAAAAGTATTGAAATACTAGACCAAAATAGCAATAAAATTATTTTAGGAAAAGATGGTATTGACATAACCAGTAGTAAAAGTATCAATCTAAATGCCGGATCTAACATAACTATAAAGTCAGGGAAAGATGTTGTCATCAATGGTGCGCAAAACGTAAACTTAAAAAGTATGAATATCAATGCACAAGCTTCTATGAAAGCTGTTTTAAGTGGCAACGCAAGTACAGAAGTAAAGTCTAGTATGGCTACTATTGTCAAAGGGACAACCGTACTCATCAATTGA
- a CDS encoding VapE domain-containing protein: protein MVVKKIILEKISEESLIRHVIPTFNPILDANTHKSIFSKNGVGFDFFISLDHGKWKFKNDQTNYQGDVFSLWGYYYGLDAKMQLQDIVNKMNHEMALGLEAEQVSLHKQNKSDKVRNTRDLQIEYVSTSDIHSTKLFLAYWAQFGITQEILTKFDVRQVERIHFVSKAGRLFHFDYLTPEKTKITVCFHINGRVKVYVPEIPSDFFNNDTVFAGQKMSFDYKDQISSDIFGLAQLSEAYMPCILFTIGEQHCMTAYANGFHAVSLQSYEVKPTVALLQNLYGRSAALLSCYGNSPAAIREAKRLENLYGIVAVQLPENVKDLTEYFQKYSAESFAVLLETGIAKSKRFQLFRENIKEIGSRKINISYFESKKYLLNAFEFRYNALSLSMEIRSKQEPGEWKTLDIIALCSELNRNQINISPAKLKSFLLSLHVEEENPLQSYFLAFETKKIDTVDYIMELAQHVILEDTSDTAFEHWYLHLKKWMIRAIHAIFEETAINNHALILITKNQNIPKNFFVDFLTPSTLTRYYTDNLVLKDKKACQCTLASSFIINLPELYQYRGYIKALQLQSLIDQSGVHVWVPYQKNILLKPRIASFVGTINASESLRHSKLSTNHFIKFFISGTKNIAHKPSNLLDLAWQQAYNLYKKDNKAGELNTEELQNLQKRVVQFGRRKIEVGLLEKYIVPSTKKNGTFMMTSDILQYLQECAGLSIKLNKIALGRALKELDFKRCKFGNIPNMQRYGYWVDRKST from the coding sequence ATGGTAGTAAAAAAAATAATTTTAGAAAAAATCAGCGAGGAATCATTAATTCGTCATGTTATTCCAACATTCAACCCCATATTGGATGCTAATACACATAAATCAATATTTTCAAAAAATGGTGTTGGGTTTGATTTTTTTATTTCTCTAGATCACGGAAAATGGAAATTTAAAAATGATCAGACAAATTATCAAGGAGACGTATTTAGTCTATGGGGCTATTACTATGGTTTAGACGCGAAAATGCAGTTACAAGATATTGTAAATAAGATGAATCATGAAATGGCTCTTGGGCTAGAAGCTGAACAAGTATCATTACATAAACAAAATAAGTCTGATAAAGTCAGGAATACCCGAGATCTTCAAATTGAATATGTTTCCACTTCAGATATCCATAGTACTAAACTATTTTTAGCTTATTGGGCCCAATTTGGCATTACGCAAGAAATATTAACAAAATTTGATGTGCGACAAGTTGAACGAATCCATTTTGTTAGCAAAGCAGGTCGGCTATTTCATTTTGATTATCTTACCCCGGAAAAAACAAAAATAACTGTTTGCTTTCATATAAATGGTAGGGTGAAAGTGTACGTTCCTGAAATACCTTCTGATTTTTTTAACAATGATACAGTCTTCGCTGGTCAAAAAATGTCTTTTGATTATAAAGATCAAATAAGTTCAGATATTTTTGGTTTAGCTCAACTATCTGAAGCATATATGCCATGTATTTTATTTACTATAGGAGAGCAGCATTGTATGACTGCCTATGCAAATGGTTTTCATGCAGTGTCACTACAATCATACGAAGTAAAACCTACGGTAGCATTGTTGCAAAATTTGTATGGCCGTTCTGCCGCATTATTAAGCTGCTATGGAAATAGTCCTGCTGCTATTCGAGAAGCTAAGCGGCTAGAAAATTTGTATGGTATTGTTGCTGTGCAGCTACCAGAAAATGTTAAAGATCTGACTGAATATTTCCAAAAGTATAGTGCTGAAAGTTTCGCAGTTTTATTAGAAACAGGCATTGCTAAAAGCAAAAGGTTTCAGCTTTTTCGAGAAAACATAAAAGAAATAGGCAGTAGAAAAATAAATATATCTTATTTTGAGTCAAAAAAATATTTACTGAATGCATTTGAATTTAGATATAATGCCCTTTCTTTAAGTATGGAAATACGTTCTAAACAGGAACCAGGTGAATGGAAAACATTAGATATTATAGCATTATGCTCAGAATTAAATAGAAACCAAATCAATATTTCACCTGCAAAACTCAAATCTTTTTTATTGTCTTTACATGTAGAAGAAGAAAATCCACTACAATCTTATTTTTTAGCATTTGAGACAAAAAAAATAGACACTGTAGATTATATAATGGAGCTTGCACAACATGTTATCTTAGAAGATACTAGTGATACAGCCTTTGAACATTGGTATTTGCATCTTAAGAAATGGATGATACGTGCCATTCATGCTATATTTGAAGAGACTGCTATCAATAACCATGCACTGATACTGATTACAAAGAATCAAAATATCCCTAAAAACTTCTTCGTTGATTTTTTGACCCCTTCAACACTCACCCGTTATTACACGGATAATCTTGTTTTAAAAGACAAGAAAGCATGTCAATGCACATTAGCTTCTTCCTTTATTATTAATCTACCAGAACTATATCAATATAGAGGCTATATAAAAGCTTTGCAATTACAGTCATTGATAGACCAATCTGGTGTACATGTTTGGGTACCCTATCAAAAAAACATTCTATTGAAACCTAGAATAGCATCTTTTGTAGGTACGATTAACGCATCAGAAAGTCTACGACATTCTAAGCTAAGTACCAATCATTTTATAAAGTTTTTTATATCTGGAACTAAAAATATAGCGCATAAACCTAGTAACCTATTGGATTTAGCTTGGCAACAAGCCTATAATCTATATAAAAAAGATAATAAAGCTGGAGAACTAAATACGGAGGAGCTACAAAACTTACAAAAACGGGTGGTCCAATTTGGACGCAGGAAAATAGAGGTAGGCTTATTGGAGAAGTATATTGTACCCTCTACAAAGAAAAATGGGACCTTTATGATGACTTCAGACATATTACAATATTTACAAGAATGCGCTGGCCTCTCTATTAAGCTAAATAAAATAGCTTTAGGTAGGGCATTAAAAGAATTGGATTTTAAGAGATGTAAATTTGGAAATATACCCAATATGCAAAGATATGGCTATTGGGTCGACAGAAAATCAACTTAA
- the glyA gene encoding serine hydroxymethyltransferase — translation MIRQDTTIFSLIAKEKKRQTEGVELIASENFISAQVGAAAGSILTNKYAEGLPGSRYYGGCEVVDAIESLAIERAKTLFNVEWVNVQPHSGSQANAALMMAVLNPKDKILGFNLAHGGHLTHGSPVNFSGKLYRASFYGVNRDTGYIDWQEVAQKARAEKPAMIICGASAYSRDWDYAQLRSIADEVGAFLWADIAHPAGLISKNLLNDPFSHCHFVTTTTHKTLRGPRGGMILMKKDFENPFGKKNAKGIPHNMSTLLNAAVFPGTQGGPLEHIIAAKAIAFHEAMTNSYKDYVIQVQKNAKIMAQTFMDKGYKVVSNGTDNHLLLLDLSNKKITGKQAEAVLQKADITTNKNLIPFDVTSPMITSGIRLGTAAITTRGLLESDVLLIVEWIDAILKNVENDTQIKKIKKEVNSHMRKFPLTTVDNQ, via the coding sequence ATGATAAGACAGGATACAACTATCTTTTCACTTATAGCAAAAGAAAAAAAAAGACAAACAGAAGGCGTAGAATTAATAGCTTCAGAAAATTTTATTTCTGCTCAAGTAGGGGCTGCAGCCGGTAGTATTCTTACAAACAAATATGCAGAGGGGTTGCCTGGAAGCCGTTATTATGGTGGTTGTGAAGTTGTAGATGCAATAGAGTCACTGGCTATTGAGCGAGCAAAAACACTATTTAATGTGGAATGGGTGAACGTACAGCCCCATTCTGGTTCACAAGCCAATGCGGCACTTATGATGGCTGTTTTAAACCCTAAAGATAAAATTTTGGGATTCAATCTAGCACATGGCGGTCATTTAACACATGGATCTCCTGTAAACTTTTCTGGGAAATTATACCGTGCTTCTTTTTATGGTGTAAATAGAGATACTGGATATATCGACTGGCAAGAAGTTGCACAAAAGGCTAGAGCAGAAAAACCAGCCATGATTATTTGTGGTGCTTCTGCCTACAGTCGTGATTGGGATTATGCTCAACTTCGTTCTATTGCAGATGAAGTAGGTGCTTTTTTATGGGCAGATATTGCACATCCTGCTGGTCTTATTAGTAAAAATTTATTAAATGACCCCTTTTCCCATTGTCATTTTGTCACCACTACTACACATAAAACATTACGAGGTCCACGTGGGGGTATGATCCTTATGAAAAAAGATTTTGAAAATCCATTTGGTAAAAAAAATGCCAAAGGAATCCCTCATAATATGTCTACCCTACTTAATGCTGCAGTATTCCCTGGTACACAAGGTGGACCTTTAGAGCATATTATCGCAGCTAAGGCTATCGCATTTCATGAAGCTATGACTAATAGCTACAAAGATTACGTTATACAAGTACAAAAAAATGCAAAAATTATGGCGCAAACTTTTATGGATAAAGGCTATAAAGTTGTATCAAATGGAACAGATAATCATCTATTGCTTTTAGACTTGTCTAATAAAAAAATTACTGGTAAACAAGCTGAAGCTGTTTTGCAAAAGGCGGACATTACTACCAATAAAAATTTGATCCCTTTTGATGTTACTTCGCCTATGATTACTTCAGGTATCCGACTTGGAACAGCTGCTATAACCACAAGAGGATTACTAGAGTCAGATGTATTATTAATCGTAGAATGGATAGATGCTATTTTAAAAAATGTGGAAAATGATACGCAAATTAAAAAAATAAAAAAAGAGGTTAATAGCCATATGCGCAAATTTCCATTAACAACAGTTGACAATCAATAA
- a CDS encoding ankyrin repeat domain-containing protein: MNNSQTAIFFIKCTQIASACLMLLTVSCAKRNDQYGTKHKLTQDQQQQNMIYSKCSPKRIKFTPQDQYNKLLELLNDEKLEDFIDLLRFVPDINFTDNNDQTLLHHAVKDNQPHTTEVLLKKNANIYAKSKDGMTPIDIAKINNNPDIESMLLKKHNNIIQSFHKAIRANKLKQVQKLLSQGCDVNAPDINGMTPLILATKFGYWNIFQELLKVEGINIYHTDNQVFDAFYYAGIAKHCYPSFYNLLEEQKNKKEHRKA, from the coding sequence ATGAACAATAGCCAAACAGCCATTTTTTTTATCAAATGCACACAAATAGCCTCTGCGTGTTTGATGCTACTTACCGTTTCTTGTGCTAAACGAAATGATCAATATGGTACAAAACATAAATTAACTCAAGATCAGCAGCAACAAAATATGATATATAGTAAATGTAGTCCTAAACGAATCAAATTTACACCTCAGGACCAATATAATAAACTTTTAGAACTATTAAATGATGAAAAGCTAGAGGATTTTATAGACTTGTTACGTTTTGTGCCTGATATAAACTTCACTGATAATAATGATCAGACATTGCTTCATCATGCAGTGAAAGATAATCAACCGCACACTACTGAAGTATTATTAAAAAAGAATGCCAATATCTATGCTAAGTCTAAGGATGGCATGACACCAATTGACATAGCAAAGATAAATAACAATCCAGATATTGAAAGTATGTTGTTGAAGAAACATAACAATATCATCCAATCTTTTCATAAGGCGATTAGGGCGAACAAATTAAAGCAAGTGCAGAAGTTGTTGTCTCAAGGTTGTGATGTAAATGCACCAGATATTAATGGCATGACCCCACTTATTTTAGCAACAAAATTTGGCTATTGGAATATTTTTCAAGAACTATTGAAGGTAGAAGGTATTAATATTTATCATACTGACAATCAAGTATTTGATGCGTTTTATTATGCAGGTATTGCAAAACATTGTTATCCATCGTTCTATAACCTATTAGAGGAACAAAAAAACAAGAAAGAACACCGTAAGGCTTAG
- a CDS encoding helix-turn-helix domain-containing protein: MENHKGKIVQAAIKKSGYQITALAEKLGIARNTLYTKLKDAKLDDGFIIKVSNAIHYDFSSDFPHLNNKCDTSSTGIITYNVKGAYRNPDFVELQALNKKYLTLIEEYNKLFKILILLANNNDLIGIKKEIAEFMEEEEKERNA; this comes from the coding sequence ATGGAAAATCATAAAGGAAAAATAGTTCAGGCGGCCATTAAGAAAAGCGGCTACCAAATAACCGCTCTAGCGGAAAAATTAGGTATTGCGCGTAATACGCTTTACACAAAGCTAAAAGACGCAAAACTAGATGATGGGTTTATTATTAAAGTTAGCAATGCCATCCATTATGATTTCTCTTCAGACTTTCCACATCTGAATAATAAATGTGATACTTCTTCTACTGGTATCATTACGTACAATGTAAAAGGAGCGTATAGAAATCCAGATTTTGTTGAATTACAAGCATTAAATAAAAAATATTTGACGCTTATTGAAGAATATAATAAGCTTTTTAAAATTTTAATACTTCTTGCCAATAACAATGATCTCATTGGCATCAAAAAAGAAATTGCAGAATTTATGGAAGAAGAAGAAAAAGAAAGGAATGCATAA
- the fabD gene encoding ACP S-malonyltransferase, with product MKAYLFPGQGSQQRGMGKALYDNSSQVRQMFETANQILDMDMISIMLDGSEEILRDTTVAQPAIFLCSIAMATVSTDFQPSAVAGHSLGEITALVASQAMQFEDGLKLVKARSRAMKKACQFVPGSMAAVIGLSDKAIQEVCSHITEEVVVPANYNCEGQLVISGSKIGIEMATEMLLKAGARKVIPLRVEGGFHSPLMEHARTDFAHTLASTPISQPICPIYQNVTGLPTNDPQAIKKNLLQQLVAPIYWTATIKHMIANGITEFIECGPGTVLQGLVRKITPLIHCKCIQ from the coding sequence ATGAAAGCTTATTTATTCCCTGGACAAGGGAGCCAACAGAGAGGCATGGGAAAAGCCTTGTACGATAACAGTTCCCAAGTACGTCAAATGTTTGAAACAGCTAATCAGATCTTAGATATGGATATGATCTCCATCATGTTAGATGGTTCTGAAGAAATATTAAGAGATACGACTGTGGCGCAACCTGCTATTTTTTTATGCTCAATTGCAATGGCTACTGTTTCTACAGACTTCCAACCATCCGCTGTTGCTGGTCACTCTTTAGGAGAGATAACAGCCCTAGTGGCTAGTCAAGCAATGCAATTTGAAGATGGACTAAAGTTGGTAAAAGCCCGCTCGAGGGCTATGAAAAAAGCTTGTCAGTTTGTTCCTGGGAGCATGGCAGCAGTAATAGGCCTAAGTGATAAAGCCATCCAAGAAGTGTGCAGCCATATTACGGAAGAAGTAGTGGTGCCAGCGAATTATAACTGTGAAGGACAATTGGTTATTTCGGGGAGTAAAATAGGAATAGAAATGGCCACCGAAATGCTTTTAAAAGCTGGGGCCCGAAAGGTAATACCATTGCGTGTAGAAGGTGGTTTTCACTCCCCCCTCATGGAGCATGCCAGGACAGATTTTGCACATACGCTTGCATCTACTCCTATTTCTCAACCTATTTGCCCAATCTATCAAAATGTAACAGGATTGCCAACAAATGATCCACAAGCTATAAAGAAAAACCTCTTACAGCAGCTTGTTGCACCTATTTATTGGACAGCAACCATTAAACATATGATCGCAAATGGCATAACCGAATTTATTGAATGCGGCCCAGGTACTGTTTTACAAGGACTAGTTCGAAAAATAACTCCTCTTATACATTGTAAATGTATACAATAG
- a CDS encoding rhodanese-related sulfurtransferase, translating into MFKVATLYKFVPLNDLTALQQKLQSICKELSGTLLIAPEGINGTIAGLPSVLAHAIGQITSIPPFEDLWYQYSEASQKPFRRLKIRIKKEIVTMAQPKIDPTKISGQHVSAADWNAILDKAAIVIDVRNDYEHRIGTFEGAVNPKTTYFNQFPDFVDDHLSPYKDKPVAMFCTGGIRCEKASSYMLTHGFKEVYQLSGGILQYLDKVTKDRTRWKGECFVFDERISLGHGLEQGSCLLCYGCRMPLTSDDLDRDYQPGIQCKYCLNKKKHM; encoded by the coding sequence ATGTTTAAAGTAGCAACTTTGTACAAGTTTGTACCACTGAATGACCTAACCGCATTACAACAGAAACTTCAATCTATATGTAAAGAGCTAAGCGGAACACTACTTATAGCTCCTGAGGGTATAAATGGGACCATTGCAGGATTGCCCTCTGTACTAGCGCATGCAATAGGTCAAATTACATCGATACCACCATTTGAGGACCTTTGGTATCAATATTCTGAAGCTAGCCAAAAGCCATTTCGCCGACTGAAAATTAGAATAAAAAAAGAAATTGTAACAATGGCTCAACCTAAGATTGATCCAACGAAAATCAGTGGCCAACATGTTTCAGCTGCAGATTGGAATGCTATTTTAGATAAAGCAGCTATAGTTATTGATGTTCGAAATGATTACGAACACCGCATTGGCACTTTTGAAGGTGCTGTAAACCCTAAGACAACTTACTTTAATCAGTTCCCTGATTTCGTAGATGATCATCTATCCCCTTATAAGGACAAACCTGTTGCTATGTTCTGCACGGGAGGTATTAGATGTGAAAAAGCATCTTCCTATATGCTTACACATGGATTCAAAGAAGTGTATCAATTAAGCGGTGGCATACTTCAGTATTTGGACAAAGTTACAAAGGATAGAACTAGATGGAAAGGAGAATGTTTTGTTTTTGACGAAAGGATATCTCTAGGGCATGGTTTAGAACAAGGTAGCTGCCTACTCTGTTATGGATGCCGAATGCCCCTAACGTCTGATGACTTAGATAGAGACTACCAACCTGGTATTCAATGCAAATACTGCCTGAATAAGAAAAAGCACATGTAA